In Pseudomonas sp. HR96, the DNA window GTCTAATTGGACAAGAACATGAAAATCCTCATCGTTGACGATTTTTCGACGATGCGGCGGATCATCAAGAACCTGTTGCGTGATCTGGGCTTTACCAACACGTCCGAGGCCGATGATGGCAACACGGCGCTGCCGATGCTGCAAAGCGGTGGGTTCGACTTTTTGGTGACCGACTGGAACATGCCCGGCATGTCCGGCATCGACCTGCTCAAGCAGGTGCGTGCCGATGACCGCCTCAAGCACCTGCCGGTGCTGATGGTGACCGCCGAAGCCAAGCGCGAGCAGATCATCGAAGCCGCCCAGGCCGGCGTCAACGGCTATGTGGTCAAGCCTTTCACCGCTCAGGTGCTGAAAGAAAAAATCGAGAAGATTTTCGAGCGCGTCAACAGCTGATGACCGCCACGGGGGCGCAATGGACCAGAAAAAGAATTCTTTGGGGGACTTCGAGTCGACCCTGAAGAAACATGCCGTCGAACTGGTGGACAGCCTTGAAAAAGGCAAGTTCGGCGACGCGGTGCAGTTGATCCATGAGCTGAACCAGACCCGTGATCGCGGCTTGTATCAGGAAGTCGGCAAGCTGACGCGCGAGTTGCACAGCGCCATCGTCAGCTTCCAGATCGACCCGCACATGCCGCAGGCCGAGGAGGTCTCGCAGATCACCGACGCCACGGAGCGGCTGTCCTATGTCGTGCGGCTGACCGAGAACGCGGCCAACCGGACCATGGACCTGGTGGAGCAGAGCACGCCGGTGATGAACGCGCTGAGCGACGAAGCCCATGCCCTGAGCGTCGACTGGCAGCGCTTCATGCGCCGGGAAATCGGCGCCGAGGAGTTCCGCGAGCTGGCTCGTCGGGTCGACGGCTTCCTGACGCGCAGCGAGCAGGGCAACCGCGAGGTGGGCAGCCACCTCAACGACATCCTGCTGGCCCAGGACTACCAGGACCTGACCGGGCAGGTGATCAAGCGCGTTACGCAATTGGTCACGGAAGTGGAAAGCAACCTGCTCAAACTGGTGTTGATGGCCAGCCAGGTGGACCGCTTCGCGGGCATCGAACACGACCATCAGCAGCTTCGCGATGAAAAAGATCACGAAATACATCCTGCCAGGGGTGAAGGTCCGCAGATTCATGCCGATAAACGTGAAGACGTTGTATCCGGTCAAGACGATGTCGACGATCTGCTGTCCAGCCTGGGCTTCTAAGCAACACCCAGGCTCGTGATTACTTCATTCCAGGGAGCACCCATATGAGCTTCGGCGCCGACGAAGAAATCCTCCAGGATTTCCTGGTAGAGGCCGGCGAAATTCTCGAGCAGCTGTCCGAACAACTGGTCGAGCTTGAGAGCCGGCCAGATGATGCGGATTTGCTCAATGCAATTTTTCGCGGTTTTCACACTGTAAAAGGCGGTGCCGGGTTTCTCCAGCTCAACGAGCTGGTGGAGTGCTGCCACATTGCCGAGAACGTCTTCGACATCCTGCGCAAGGGTGAACGTCGCGTCGACTCT includes these proteins:
- a CDS encoding protein phosphatase CheZ; this translates as MDQKKNSLGDFESTLKKHAVELVDSLEKGKFGDAVQLIHELNQTRDRGLYQEVGKLTRELHSAIVSFQIDPHMPQAEEVSQITDATERLSYVVRLTENAANRTMDLVEQSTPVMNALSDEAHALSVDWQRFMRREIGAEEFRELARRVDGFLTRSEQGNREVGSHLNDILLAQDYQDLTGQVIKRVTQLVTEVESNLLKLVLMASQVDRFAGIEHDHQQLRDEKDHEIHPARGEGPQIHADKREDVVSGQDDVDDLLSSLGF
- a CDS encoding chemotaxis response regulator CheY, giving the protein MKILIVDDFSTMRRIIKNLLRDLGFTNTSEADDGNTALPMLQSGGFDFLVTDWNMPGMSGIDLLKQVRADDRLKHLPVLMVTAEAKREQIIEAAQAGVNGYVVKPFTAQVLKEKIEKIFERVNS